Proteins encoded within one genomic window of Bradyrhizobium sp. 186:
- a CDS encoding DUF6492 family protein — MHSVALLTASYAKDIERFSLLSESIDTWLTGYTRHYVLVNDEDVPLFERFRSDKRVIVPASRYLPKWLWALPPALQFSNRRVWLSLLSSPVHGWHIQQILKIVGVLNAPELRVCILDSDNLFFREFDVGQYAGAEKTPLFVTRQAISADAPLHGLWLRTIDQLLGVKERSFPADDYVGNALVWDKDTARAMTDAITSATGVNWVLALCRKKKFSEYLLYGHFVANSLEHLATHRVTEDSIAVSHWEDTRLDRPAIEALMRAASPEQVALCIQSYSSTSIDDIRDVFRLNSRDRRGPSLSPDHIGGAAEFEAPKTL, encoded by the coding sequence ATGCATTCCGTTGCACTGCTGACTGCCAGCTATGCCAAGGATATCGAACGCTTTTCGCTGCTCAGCGAGAGCATCGACACCTGGTTGACGGGATACACGCGGCATTATGTTCTCGTTAACGATGAGGACGTGCCGCTGTTCGAGCGGTTCCGCTCCGACAAGCGCGTCATCGTTCCGGCTTCGCGCTATCTGCCGAAATGGCTCTGGGCGCTGCCGCCGGCTCTCCAGTTCAGCAACCGTCGCGTCTGGCTCTCTCTTCTGTCGTCGCCGGTCCACGGCTGGCACATCCAGCAGATCCTGAAGATCGTCGGCGTCCTCAACGCGCCCGAGCTGCGCGTCTGCATCCTGGATTCGGACAATCTGTTCTTCCGCGAGTTCGACGTCGGCCAATATGCCGGCGCCGAGAAGACGCCGCTGTTCGTCACCCGCCAGGCCATCAGCGCCGATGCGCCGCTGCACGGCCTTTGGCTGCGCACGATCGACCAATTGCTCGGCGTGAAGGAACGGTCCTTCCCCGCCGACGACTATGTCGGCAACGCGCTGGTCTGGGACAAGGATACCGCGCGCGCGATGACCGACGCGATCACGTCGGCGACGGGCGTGAACTGGGTTCTGGCGCTGTGCCGGAAGAAGAAGTTTTCCGAGTATCTGCTCTACGGCCACTTCGTCGCCAATTCGCTGGAGCATCTGGCCACCCACCGGGTCACGGAAGACAGCATCGCCGTCTCGCACTGGGAGGACACCCGCCTCGACCGTCCGGCGATTGAGGCGTTGATGCGTGCCGCCTCGCCCGAGCAGGTTGCGCTCTGCATCCAGTCCTATTCGTCGACTTCGATCGACGACATCCGCGATGTGTTCCGGCTGAATTCGCGCGACCGGCGCGGTCCGAGCCTGTCTCCCGATCACATCGGAGGCGCGGCCGAATTCGAAGCGCCCAAGACCCTCTAG
- a CDS encoding methyltransferase domain-containing protein, whose amino-acid sequence MSDLVAARARYVELIAKRERISSPRLLEALAAVPRENFLARGPWRIKSEAARSYRLTPDADPVHLYNNMLVAIDARRKLDTGLPSLWAHFIDVLGVEEKDRVVQVGCGHGYFSAVLSKIVGPKGRVLAIECDQRLAECAANYLRSYRNVDVIHGDGCRDIGEPADVIIVHAGFSHPDPLWLAALRPRGRLLVPLTQRDREGAVIKITRKGKRKGFEAEAVQQIRIFPGRGRGTTALDDRVADWWQRASALAPLRFRGIEQGLPADG is encoded by the coding sequence ATGAGCGATCTTGTTGCCGCGCGTGCGCGTTATGTGGAGCTGATCGCGAAGCGCGAGCGGATCTCTTCGCCGCGCCTGCTCGAAGCGCTTGCCGCCGTCCCACGTGAGAATTTTCTGGCAAGGGGACCCTGGCGTATCAAGAGTGAGGCGGCGCGCAGCTATCGCCTGACGCCCGACGCCGATCCCGTTCATCTCTATAACAATATGCTGGTCGCGATCGACGCGCGCCGCAAGCTCGACACCGGATTGCCGAGCTTGTGGGCGCATTTCATCGACGTGCTCGGCGTCGAGGAAAAGGACCGCGTCGTCCAGGTCGGCTGCGGGCATGGCTACTTTTCGGCGGTGCTATCGAAGATCGTGGGCCCAAAGGGCAGGGTGCTGGCGATCGAATGCGACCAGCGGCTCGCCGAGTGCGCCGCGAACTACCTTCGCTCCTATCGCAATGTCGACGTCATCCATGGCGACGGGTGCCGGGACATTGGCGAACCGGCCGACGTGATCATCGTACACGCGGGCTTCTCGCACCCGGATCCACTCTGGCTGGCGGCGCTCCGTCCGCGCGGGCGCCTGCTGGTGCCGCTGACGCAGCGGGACCGCGAAGGTGCCGTCATCAAGATCACGCGCAAAGGCAAGCGCAAGGGCTTCGAGGCCGAGGCAGTCCAGCAGATCCGGATTTTTCCCGGCCGGGGCCGCGGCACGACCGCACTCGACGACCGCGTCGCCGACTGGTGGCAGCGGGCATCAGCCCTGGCACCGCTGCGCTTTCGCGGGATCGAGCAGGGGCTTCCGGCGGACGGCTAG
- a CDS encoding AAA family ATPase — protein sequence MLETEPGTEGGLKRWLEGIGLGHYADLFAEHRVDLDVMADLTESDLVELGLPLGDRKRLQRAMAALFQAETAEAPLAAARPQARTEVGAERRQLTTMFCDMVDSTSLSVQFDPEDVRDMIASFRETCVRVVKHYEGFAARFVGDGILVYFGYPTAHEDDAERAVRAGLEIVRVLSTARAIEPRGALSHAPAVRIGIATGLVVVGDLVGQGTEERDSAVGETVNLAARLQGLAPPNGVVISSSTQSLLKGKFDYRNLGVHALKGISEKAQAWHVMRASRVETRFAAAMGTRLTPLVNREEEIALLMGRWQQARDGDGQVVVKFGEPGIGKSRIIQEIFERIAGDRHGQVSFQCSPYYTSTAFYPFAEQLKFSLGLDREDASAVSLASLETAIAAAHGDIEQVTPLFAALLSIPTGDRYPPLDLSPQQQKDATVSALVNHFLGLAREMPLVIAFEDLHWIDPTSREVIDLLVDRVQNRAILAIITARTEFQPSWNAHSHITTLVLNRLSRQLRATLVERVAGRELPKEVVEEIIVKTDGVPLFLEELTKTVLESNLLTERHGRYVLSGPWRQLAIPATLTDSLMARLDRMGPFKRIAQIGGTIGREFSYETLHAVANTPAEQIEAALNHLEEAGLIMRRGHPPDALYSFKHVMIQNAAHASLLHSERRKLHSRIAQVLAEMYPEKTEREPELLAHHLTESGQSEGAASFWLKAGKQAAKSGANLEAIGHLRRGLSVVQANARMQGADEMELELRIALGNALIAAKGYAVQEVEENYIRALELGQQLDDEEKAFAATRGLWVCHFIRADLSRAHDLSVELLKFAKRERLNERAQPAQQTGYLIEAHRAIAMTMLYRGRFAASQHHLHRCINLYSPDLHSDLMERHGTDPGVVSLSYLGYLLWFLGRPDAARQHSEQAIANAEKIRHPFTLAFALVFGAYLCQHLRDVEGTRDHANRAMIIATEHNFLHWKQQAAILRGWALAQLGEADEGLSQMRLGLDEYEAMDSWLAGCWFRCLLAEAYAKVGMRDAALRALDGALATARRTGDHSYLAEVYRLQGEITLSGGDPASMEEAEDLFGLSLETARKQGALSWELRTAVSLARLSRDTGKREHARLLLVPIVGKFSEGFYTPDLKQAMQLINEIGADAPVRERADSAK from the coding sequence ATGCTGGAGACAGAGCCTGGGACGGAAGGCGGGTTGAAGCGCTGGCTCGAAGGCATCGGTCTTGGTCATTACGCCGATCTCTTTGCCGAGCATCGCGTCGATCTGGACGTCATGGCTGACCTGACCGAATCCGATCTGGTCGAGCTCGGACTGCCGCTCGGCGATCGCAAGCGGCTCCAGCGGGCGATGGCGGCGCTGTTCCAGGCTGAAACGGCGGAAGCGCCGCTTGCGGCGGCGCGTCCGCAAGCCCGAACGGAGGTCGGCGCCGAGCGGCGTCAGCTCACCACCATGTTCTGTGACATGGTCGATTCCACCTCGCTCTCGGTCCAGTTCGATCCGGAAGACGTGCGCGACATGATCGCGAGCTTCCGCGAGACCTGCGTCCGCGTGGTGAAGCACTACGAAGGCTTTGCCGCCCGTTTCGTCGGCGACGGTATTTTGGTCTATTTCGGCTATCCGACCGCGCATGAGGACGATGCCGAGCGCGCGGTGCGCGCCGGGCTCGAGATCGTCCGGGTGCTGTCGACCGCGCGCGCGATCGAGCCGCGCGGCGCGCTCAGCCACGCACCCGCCGTCCGCATCGGAATCGCGACCGGGCTCGTCGTGGTCGGCGACCTCGTGGGACAGGGTACCGAGGAGCGCGACTCCGCGGTCGGAGAGACCGTCAACCTTGCCGCGCGCCTGCAAGGCCTGGCACCGCCCAATGGCGTCGTGATCTCCTCCTCGACGCAGTCGCTGCTGAAGGGGAAGTTCGACTACCGCAATCTCGGCGTCCACGCGCTGAAGGGCATCTCGGAGAAAGCGCAGGCCTGGCACGTGATGCGAGCCTCGCGGGTAGAGACTCGCTTCGCCGCCGCGATGGGCACGCGGCTGACGCCGCTCGTCAATCGCGAGGAGGAGATTGCGCTACTGATGGGGCGCTGGCAGCAGGCCAGGGACGGCGACGGCCAGGTCGTCGTCAAGTTCGGCGAGCCCGGCATCGGCAAGTCGCGCATCATCCAGGAAATCTTCGAGCGGATCGCGGGCGACCGGCATGGACAGGTCTCGTTCCAGTGCTCGCCCTACTACACCTCCACGGCATTCTATCCGTTCGCCGAGCAGCTCAAATTCTCCCTCGGTCTCGACCGGGAGGATGCGTCCGCGGTGTCGCTGGCGAGCCTGGAGACCGCGATCGCCGCCGCCCATGGCGATATCGAGCAGGTCACGCCGCTGTTTGCCGCGCTGTTGTCGATCCCGACCGGGGATCGCTATCCGCCGCTCGACCTGTCGCCGCAGCAGCAGAAGGATGCGACGGTATCGGCGCTGGTCAATCATTTCCTCGGCCTCGCGCGCGAGATGCCGCTGGTGATCGCATTCGAGGATCTGCACTGGATCGATCCGACCTCCCGCGAGGTCATCGATCTCCTCGTCGACAGGGTGCAGAACCGGGCGATCCTCGCCATCATCACCGCGCGGACCGAATTCCAGCCGAGCTGGAACGCGCATTCGCACATCACCACCCTGGTGCTGAACCGGCTGAGCCGGCAATTGCGCGCAACGCTGGTCGAGCGTGTTGCCGGGAGAGAGCTTCCCAAGGAGGTCGTCGAGGAGATCATCGTCAAGACCGACGGCGTGCCGCTGTTTCTGGAGGAGCTGACCAAGACCGTTCTCGAGTCGAACCTCCTGACCGAGCGGCATGGGCGCTACGTGCTGTCGGGCCCGTGGCGGCAGCTCGCGATCCCGGCAACGCTGACGGACTCGTTGATGGCGCGGCTGGACCGGATGGGACCGTTCAAGCGGATCGCGCAGATCGGCGGCACTATCGGCCGCGAGTTCTCCTACGAGACGCTTCACGCGGTCGCCAATACGCCGGCGGAGCAGATCGAGGCGGCGCTCAATCATCTGGAGGAGGCGGGACTGATCATGCGCCGCGGTCATCCGCCGGACGCGCTCTATTCCTTCAAGCACGTGATGATCCAGAACGCGGCGCATGCCAGCCTGCTGCACAGCGAGCGGCGCAAGCTGCATTCCCGGATCGCCCAGGTGCTCGCCGAGATGTATCCGGAGAAGACCGAGCGCGAGCCGGAGCTGCTCGCCCATCATCTGACCGAATCGGGTCAGAGCGAGGGCGCCGCCAGCTTCTGGCTCAAGGCGGGCAAGCAGGCGGCCAAGAGCGGCGCCAATCTGGAAGCGATCGGCCATCTTCGTCGCGGCTTGAGCGTCGTGCAGGCCAATGCACGCATGCAAGGCGCCGACGAGATGGAGCTCGAGCTGCGCATCGCGCTCGGCAACGCGCTGATCGCCGCCAAGGGCTATGCCGTTCAGGAGGTCGAGGAGAACTACATCCGCGCGCTCGAACTCGGCCAGCAGCTCGACGACGAGGAGAAGGCCTTTGCCGCCACGCGCGGGCTCTGGGTGTGCCACTTCATCCGCGCGGATCTGAGCCGCGCGCACGATCTCAGCGTCGAGCTTTTGAAGTTCGCCAAGCGCGAGCGGCTGAACGAGCGCGCGCAGCCGGCGCAGCAGACCGGCTATCTGATCGAGGCGCATCGTGCGATCGCGATGACCATGCTCTATCGCGGGCGCTTTGCCGCCTCGCAGCATCACCTGCACCGCTGCATCAACCTCTACAGTCCCGACCTGCATTCCGACCTGATGGAGCGTCACGGCACCGATCCCGGCGTCGTCTCGCTGTCCTATCTCGGTTACCTCTTGTGGTTCCTCGGCCGGCCCGACGCGGCGCGCCAGCACAGCGAGCAGGCGATCGCGAACGCGGAGAAGATCCGCCATCCCTTCACGCTCGCCTTCGCGCTCGTGTTCGGCGCGTATCTCTGCCAGCACCTTCGCGACGTCGAGGGCACGCGCGACCACGCCAACCGAGCCATGATCATCGCCACCGAGCACAATTTTCTGCACTGGAAGCAGCAGGCGGCGATCCTGCGCGGCTGGGCGCTGGCCCAGCTCGGCGAGGCCGACGAAGGCCTGAGCCAGATGCGCTTGGGCCTCGACGAATACGAGGCGATGGATTCCTGGCTGGCCGGCTGCTGGTTCCGCTGCCTGCTCGCGGAGGCCTACGCCAAGGTCGGCATGCGCGATGCCGCCTTGCGCGCGCTGGACGGTGCGCTCGCAACCGCGAGGCGGACCGGCGATCACTCCTACCTCGCCGAGGTCTATCGGCTGCAAGGCGAGATCACGCTGTCGGGCGGCGATCCGGCCTCGATGGAGGAAGCGGAGGATCTGTTCGGCCTCTCACTGGAGACCGCACGCAAGCAGGGCGCGCTGTCCTGGGAGCTCAGAACCGCCGTGAGCCTTGCGCGGTTGTCCCGGGATACCGGCAAGCGCGAGCACGCAAGGCTCCTGCTCGTGCCGATCGTCGGCAAGTTCAGCGAGGGTTTCTACACCCCGGACCTGAAGCAGGCGATGCAACTGATCAACGAGATCGGCGCGGACGCGCCTGTTCGAGAACGGGCCGATTCGGCGAAATGA